A genomic segment from Cyprinus carpio isolate SPL01 chromosome A22, ASM1834038v1, whole genome shotgun sequence encodes:
- the LOC109103937 gene encoding receptor-transporting protein 3-like: MISLWDSCLQEKISELHDDTWSIVIDDTIVENRPARDWHQYISGSFAQFRCSLCRKGWGSKRVQVLFNFHLSTASNLGTIKVRRFKQKCRRCTEAQWEDPNFSVENIDVLVERLVKNIRVKCYRENLGHSNRASVFAGRINGPHETAHCEACHKGVCSQAN; this comes from the exons ATGATATCGCTGTGGGACAGTTGTCTGCAGGAGAAAATAAGCGAGCTTCATGACGACACTTGGAGCATTGTAATTGATGATACGATTGTGGAAAACAGGCCAGCTCGTGATTGGCACCAGTACATTTCTGGCTCCTTTGCACA GTTCAGGTGTTCTCTTTGTAGAAAAGGCTGGGGGTCTAAAAGAGTGCAGGTGCTGTTCAACTTCCACCTGAGCACAGCAAGCAATCTGGGAACCATTAAAGTGCGACGCTTCAAACAGAAGTGCAGGAGATGCACCGAAGCTCAGTGGGAGGATCCAAACTTCTCAGTGGAGAACATTGATGTGCTGGTTGAGAGACTGGTTAAAAATATCCGTGTGAAATGCTACAGAGAGAACCTGGGTCATTCGAACAGAGCCTCCGTGTTCGCTGGAAGAATTAATGGGCCGCATGAAACTGCTCACTGTGAAGCCTGTCATAAGGGGGTCTGTAGTCAGGCCAACTGA